GCATAGAGGTGCGTTAATGCCAAAAGCACGAAAACCTCCTCCAGTAAAGCCGCAGCAGTTAGTGGTTGAAGGAAAAAATGACCGTCACGTCATCTGGGCTTTATGCGAACAACATCAACTACCAGAAACTTTTTCTGTAGAAGTCCCTTTTGCAGAAGATGGACAAGGAATTGAAGTGCTTTTGGCTGAGTTACCAATTAGACTTAAGCAAGAAAACTTGCGTACATTAGGTATAGTGATTGATGCAGATCGCGATTTGTCAGCACGATGGCAAGCAGTACGCCAACGCTTCAATGAAAATGGCTATTCACTTTTAGCGATCGCATTTGTTGAGTGGTTGAAGCGTTTATTTGCTTAACTACAACGTTGACTCAAAAATCTAGTTGTTGCTCAAAAAACTTACTTGAAGTACTCTTTCTTCGTGTACTTCGCGTCTTTGCGGTTCATTTAATTAGGTTATCGCCCTTGCGGAATAGCAGTATTTATCTTGTGGGATGGACTTTGATGCCCATCCCATATTACAGCAGTTTTCACCTAAATGAACCGGGGCGCAATGCCTTGCGCCCCTACCTTAAGGATACAGACCCCGGTCTTGAAGTGCTTGAGCAACGCGACCAACACCCAAAGTATATGCTGCTAACCGCAGAGGTATGTGACGTTGTTCGGATTGTTGCATGACTTGACGGTATGCTTGCACCATCAGCAATTCCAGTTCCCTATTGACACGATCCTCATCCCAAAATACATAGGACAGACCTTGCACCCACTCCAGATAACTCACCACAACACCACCAGCATTGGCTAAAATATCTGGTAGCACCATGATACCTCTATCTGCCAAAATTTCATTTGCCTCAAGAGTGACAGGACCATTAGCCGCTTCTGCAACAATCCGTGCTTCTACCTCATGAGCGTTTTTCTCTGTGATTTGATTCTCTAACGCTGCAGGAACCAAAACATCACAAGGCAAAGTGAGTAGGTCAGCATTAGTAATTGGCACTGCATCTGGATACCCAACAATACTTTTGTGGTTCTGTGCTGCATAGTCTTTTAAATCAGGAATATCCAGCCCGATATCTGAATAAACACCTCCAGAACTAGTAGAAACAGCAATAATCTTTGCTCCTGCTTGGTGCATCAATAAAGCTGCGGCTGCACCTACGTTCCCAAAGCCCTGAATTGCTATTCGCGCTCCTGCTAGCGACTTACCTATATCTGCTAGCGCTTCACGTACAACAATCGTGGTACCGCGTCCGGTTGCCATTTCCCTTCCTCTGGAACCACCTATGGAAATCGGCTTACCAGTGACAACTCCCGGTACGGCATGACCTACATTCATAGAATAAGTGTCCATCATCCATGCCATCTCACGAGCAGAAGTTCCCATATCTGG
This genomic interval from Scytonema hofmannii PCC 7110 contains the following:
- a CDS encoding DUF3226 domain-containing protein, translated to MPKARKPPPVKPQQLVVEGKNDRHVIWALCEQHQLPETFSVEVPFAEDGQGIEVLLAELPIRLKQENLRTLGIVIDADRDLSARWQAVRQRFNENGYSLLAIAFVEWLKRLFA
- a CDS encoding Glu/Leu/Phe/Val family dehydrogenase, whose product is MVSSCEIPLVAATPAHICPFDQACSYLEQAAKELNLDRGLLELLRHPRKVITVSIPVKRDNGEVEVLAGHRVQHCDILGPYKGGTRYHPAVTLKEVSALAMLMTWKCALVGLPYGGAKGGIAIDPKLYSVGELERITRRYTTELIKDIGPSEDIPAPDMGTSAREMAWMMDTYSMNVGHAVPGVVTGKPISIGGSRGREMATGRGTTIVVREALADIGKSLAGARIAIQGFGNVGAAAALLMHQAGAKIIAVSTSSGGVYSDIGLDIPDLKDYAAQNHKSIVGYPDAVPITNADLLTLPCDVLVPAALENQITEKNAHEVEARIVAEAANGPVTLEANEILADRGIMVLPDILANAGGVVVSYLEWVQGLSYVFWDEDRVNRELELLMVQAYRQVMQQSEQRHIPLRLAAYTLGVGRVAQALQDRGLYP